From Pleurocapsa sp. PCC 7319:
CCTAATCAACCAGAGGAAAATTCCCAAGTTGCTACTCGTTTACCTGCCAAAATACAACCTAGTGAGCCAATTCCTGAGTCAAATCAAGCTCCTCCTCCTCAGACTTCAACATCTACAGAGCAAGCTAATCCATCGAACTCAGATGCAGCCAGTTTGCTGGGAGGAGATTATAAGCGAACTATTGCTAATGGTGGAGGAGATGCCTTTTTTAGCCCTGAAGCTTTGACACATAAAAGTGTTCTCAACCCCTCTCAGTTAAATGCCCTCAAAGATATCGATCTAAGCGAATACTTTGCAGAGATCAAAAGAAGGGTAAAGCGCAATTGGCAACCTTCTTTTGCAGTTGAAGAATATACTACTTTTTTGACTTTTGCGATTGAACAAAATGGTCAAATTACTGGACTTAGGGTTACGAAAAGCTCTGGATCACAAAGAGTCGATCGCGAATCCCTAGAAGCGGTGCAGAACGCTGCTCCTTTCGATCCTCTGCCTGCTGGTTTTCCTTTGGAAGATTTGGAAGTTGAATTTAGTTTTAATATCTATATCTATTAAAATGCGTGATTAATTACTCGATCAAAATCATTTGCTCATAATTTATGGAAACAATATTACAACTTTTTAAAAGTGGGGGAGTGGTGATGTTTCCACTCCTAGGACTTTCAATCTTCTCTCTAGCGATGATCTTAGAGCGATCGCTTTTTTGGCTGAGAATATCTCGTCAGCAAGGCAAAGTAACTAAGCAACTGCTAAATCTCTATCAAGATGATGCTCAAGCAGCAAACATGATGTTAAAACGTCATCGTAACTTGCCCATAGCCCGTATATTTTTGGTTGCTTTATCTTTAGAAAGATCAACACCACAGAAATTTAAGCTAGCCTTAGAAAGTGCTGCTCAAGCCGAAATACCAATCCTGAAGCGGTTTAGTAATTCCTTTGAGACCGTGATTAGTGTCTCACCCCTACTTGGTTTATTAGGTACAGTTCTAGGCTTGATTACCTCGTTATCTTCATTGAAATTGGGAGATATAGAATCATCCCAGGCTACAGGAGTCACTGGTGGCATTGGAGAGGCTTTGACTTCTACTGCTGCGGGCTTAATTATTGCGATCGCCACTCTCTTTTTTGCTAGTATTTTTCGGGGGCTATATTTACAACAAATTGCC
This genomic window contains:
- a CDS encoding MotA/TolQ/ExbB proton channel family protein; the protein is METILQLFKSGGVVMFPLLGLSIFSLAMILERSLFWLRISRQQGKVTKQLLNLYQDDAQAANMMLKRHRNLPIARIFLVALSLERSTPQKFKLALESAAQAEIPILKRFSNSFETVISVSPLLGLLGTVLGLITSLSSLKLGDIESSQATGVTGGIGEALTSTAAGLIIAIATLFFASIFRGLYLQQIAQIQEVGGQLELIHLDKHEQPGVYDALT